Genomic segment of Nostoc sp. TCL240-02:
TTGAAAAGGTATCAATAGATATTTATCAAAAACAAGTAACCGCAATTATTGGCCCTAGTGGTTGTGGTAAATCTACCTTCATCAAAATTCTTAATCGCATTAGCGAATTAGAAGGGCCTGTGAAAGTTGAAGGACATGTAGAATTTTTTGGTCAGAATATTTACGATCCTCGTGTCAACATCAACCGATTACGCCGCCAAATTGGTATGGTGTTTCAAAAACCGAATCCTTTTCCGATAAGCATTTACGAAAATGTTGCCTACGGTATGAGAATAGCAGGTAGAAATTCAAAATTAGAATTAGATGAAATTGTTGAATCTGCCCTTAAGAGCGCTGCTCTTTGGGATGAAGTAAAAGATAAGCTCGATAAATCAGCTTTAGGGCTTTCTGGTGGTCAGCAACAAAGATTATGTATTGCCCGCGCTTTAGCAGTCAAGCCGAAAGTTCTGCTGATGGATGAGCCTTGCTCCGCTCTTGACCCCATTGCCACCATGAAAGTTGAGGAACTCCTTCATAGCTTACAGTCTGAGTTGACAATTGCGATCGTTACCCATAATATGCAGCAAGCCGCCCGCGTTTCTGATTTTACGGCTTTCTTTAGCACCGACGAAACTCGCATTGGTCAAATGGTTGAATTTGGCGCTACAGAGCAAATCTTTAACAATCCACTAGACCCTCGTACCCTCGACTACATTTCAGGGCGTTTCGGTTAAGGTATGTTCTAGCGTGACTTATTAATTTTTGTCGAACTATCTCGCGCTAGAAGATACTCATAAAATGTAGTTTAAAAAAGTTACTAATTTATCTTGATAAACAAACTAACTCCTCACTATCCATCAAGGGTATGTGATATTGAGATAGAACTCATATTTGATTGCGTGAAAAAACTCTGTACAACTCAAAAATCTTTCTTTCCTATTGCCTCTTGCCTGCCGACACAAGTAAGTATGGCTACGCCACGCTGCGCGAACAAAAATCAAAGCGGATTTCTATAGAACCCATTTGACATCTTTTACTGTATTGAAGTAGAGTGACGGCAAAAGACATATCCAGCAGCCATGCCGTACTCTAGCAGCCTAACAGACGAAGAATGGGAAATTCTCGAACCCCTACTGCCGACTATATTGCCTGCTAAGAAACAGACTAGACCCGCCAACTGGACAAAAAGAGAACTCTTAGATGGCATCTTCTATCAACTAAAGAATGGCTGCAATTGGGAAGACTTACCCAAGGACTTGCCCCCCTACTCGACTGTATATTGGCATTACAAGCAGTGGCGGGCCAAAGGAGTGATAGAAGAATTGATGAGAGTTTTACATGGACGAGTGCGTGAACAGGTAAAAAAAAAGCTAAGTGGACGACGCTGATAATTATCGACTCTCAAGCGGTGAAAAACACCTGTAATGCGAGTATTACATCGAAAGGGTATTGTTTCTACTTTCTCGACAAATGGCATTAAAAGACATCTAGCCGTTGATACCCTGGGGTTTCCCTTCTTTACTCATTGCACTAAAGCAAATGTATCTGATGATAGGGGTTTGATTGAGATGTTGACTAAAAACATTGATTATTTCCAGTCAAAACCCGTCAATATTCCCAAAATCACCATTCTGCTAGACCACGGTTATCACCCTGAGTATTTGAGGGAGGAGCTAGAAAAAGTTTATCCCCAAATGATGACGAAAATCAGGTTTGAACTTTCGGCAAAACCATCAAAACAACAAAACAAAGAATTAGGGAAATCTGGGTTTGTTCCGGTTGCCGCGAGGTGGGTAATTGAACGGTCAAATGCTTGGATTGAGAGATGCAAAATTCTCGTTAAGAACTTTGAGAGAACTCTAGATAATGCAACTGCCAAGGTTAATCTTTGTTTCATTCGGCTAATGCTTCAGAGGCTTGCAGCCTCTTCTTAGATGTCAAATGGGTTCTATATAGCTATTTTAAATCGAACAAGACCAAATCCTTTCTCATAACAAAGGATGATACGTCAATTAAAGGGGAAAAGATAAGTATAAAAAGTCTATAAAAGATAATTTTTGGAACACAGTCTTAATACGAATATCTGATAACAGTTTATCTGCTGGATGACTACAGCATAATTACGTAATTTCCATGTATATCTCCTTTTAGGAGTAACATAGTGAAACAGCTGTGCTGATTTGTACTGTTTTACTTAGTTAAGTTTTGTTTTACACGTTTTGGCAATATGAGTAAACTAATTCCAGCCATCAGAGTCAAAAACTTCAGCTTCTCTTACGAGACTCAAAAGATAGTTGAAGGCGTGTCAATGAATATTTACCAAAACCAAATCACGGCAATTATTGGTTCTAGTGGTTGTGGCAAGTCTACTTTTATTAAATCGTTAAATCGCATGAGTGAATTAGAAGGAGAAGTCAAGGTTGAAGGAAAAGTAGAATTTTTTGGACAGAGTATTTATGAGCGTCGGGTCAATATAAATCGATTACGTCGCCAAGTTAGTATGGTTTTTCCCAAGCCAAATCTTTTTCCTATGAGTGTTTACGATAATGTTGCTTATGGAGTGAAATTGATTGGATGGCATCCGAAAGTAGAATTAGATGGGATTGTAGAATCTGCCATCAAAGCTGCCGAACTTTGGGATGAAGTGAAGAATAAGTTGCACAAGTCTGCTTTAGAACTTTCTGGTGGTCAACAACAAAGATTATGTATTGCTCGGGCTTTAGCAGTAAAACCAAATGTTTTGTTGATGGATGAGCCTTGTTCAGGTCTTGATCCTGCTGGTAGCATGAAAATTGAGCATTTGATCCATAACTTGCGCTCTGAGTTAACAATTGTGATTGTTACTCACAATATGCATCAAGTTACTCGCCTATCTGATTTTACGGCTTTCTTTCATAGTAATGAAAATCGTATTACTCAAATGGTTGAATTTGGTACTACACATAAAATTTTTACTAACCCCGTAGATTCTCGCACCCGTGACTATGTTTTCGCCCGCGTTAATTAAAGCGTTTCTTAAAATCTAACTATTCATAGGGCTATGACATAGTGTAGGCGGAAATTAAAGTTGAATTTAATTTCTGCTTACTTTGAGTTCTTCTTGTGTTGGGCAATGCAGACTGATATTGACAGTATTTTTTTATACTATATACTTAAAGAAAACTATCTGCCTAGACCACCTGAATCATAAGATGAAATGTCCTCTGTGCGAATCTACTTCATATTATAAAAATGGTCGTAGCAATGACCAGCAGAATTACCTCTGCAAAAATTGTGGTAAACAATTCTTTGAGCCTGCATTACCTTGTTCCCTGGAAATGGACTTGCTTGCTAACAGCAATGGACATACTAAAGTATCTATGGCTGATGCGTCGGAACTTTCTTTAGTAAAAAACCTGCTAGAAGAAAAAATAATAGAGCAAGGTCTTGGCTCTTTTAATTTTATATTAGCTGAAGAACTGCTGCAAACTATATTATCGCCTGATTGCTTAGAATCTGCTGTGCTCAGCCAATTGCTTTTAAGAATTCAGCAAGAAAATGAAATTAGACATAAGTTAGAAAAAGGAATCTCTCTTCTCCTTTTGGATGCAGAAAACTTAAAATTAGATATTAATTCAGAATTATTTTTAGCAAGTATTTGTAAATCTCCTCTTCAAGTTAAAATTGCATTTGCTAACTGGAAAAATCTCAATATTGGGAAGCAAGATATTGAACTATATAACCGTGGCTACCAACTTGTCCATGTGCCTGAAGGTAAAAATAGTGCTGATGCAAAAATGATTGCATTCGGTGCTTCTATCTTACGCTCTTACCCAACAGTTAAAGAAATATTAGTCTGTTCTAGCGATGGAATTTTAAACCATCTTTGTAACGAACTCCAAAATCAAGGATTAATTGTCTATTGGGTACGTAGACAAGGGCAAAATTTGCATATAGACAACCGGAATACTGGCAAAATAACTTATTATTCTTTGTCAATGGCAACAGAAGTTCCATCTTTTGAAAAAGTGATTGAGCCAATTCAAGATTTAATTAAAACTGAAGAGGAATCAATTAATGCTAAACTAAACAGCTTAATGGATGTTGCAACTTCATTTCAAGAAAGATGCGAGATAAATATTAAACATAATTTAAATCACACAGAAAAAGATAACTCATTTGTTGAATCTATTAAAGACCAAGAAAAACAAGAAGATTTTACGGAAATTTCTAATCGAAAAATATTAGATAAATTACTATTTAAAATTATTCAAGATATACATATAAATTCTCCCCAAACTAAATTGTCTGTGTCTAAGCTAGGTACAGAGCTACGGAAAATCACAGGAGAATCACCCAATTCAATTATCAAAAAATTAAAGTTAGGTTCTAATTTTACTAAATATCTAGAATCATCTCCCACATTTACATTAAAAGCGAGTCGGAAGGAATACGAGGTAACAGCACTATTTTGTGAATAGATATTTTCTGGATGTTTACGTACAACCTGAGCCTGTAATTCAGTATTCTGTAAACAGATGTAAAGAAATATAAATATTGCAATGCAGGATAAAGTTGTCGTTATTGTCGGTGCTACTGGTGGTATTGGTTCAGCTTTAACCCATAAACTTGCGCCTACCGGAGTCCGGTTGGTATTGGCTGCAAGGGATGCAGTTCGTTTAACAACACTAGCTACTGATTTACCAGGGGAAGTTTTGACTGTTCCCACTGATATTACTGACCCCCAACAAGTAGATATTTTGATAGAAAAGACCATCGCTAAGTTTGGTCAAATCGATATTTTAGTGAATGCAGCCGGTGTAGGTATACTCAAGCCTTACAACAGCCTGGAACCTGCTGATTTAGACAAGATGCTAGATGTCAACTTAAAAGGCAGCTTTTATACCACTCAGGCGGCTGCTGAAGAGATGCAAAAGCGCAAGTCTGGTCACATCTGTAATGTCGTAGGAATTCTAGGTAAGCATTCGATGGGGATGGCAGCAGCTTATTCTGCTTCTAAATTTGGTGTTGTCGGTTTTAGCAAGTGCATGGCAGAGGAACTCAAGCGTTTTGGTATCAAGTTCACGCTATTCTACTTTGGTGGGGTAGATTCTCCTTTCTGGGATAATGTCAACCTAAAAGTAGATCGAAAAAAAATGCTCAGTCCTGAAACTGCTGCCAATGCTATTTTCTTTGCCCTTTCTGCTGAACCGCAAGCTGTGCCAATGGAAATTAATATTCAACCTGATAGTCATTTGTTCTTTTAGAGTGGGAGTTCGCCTAAATAATTCCTGCTTAGGAAGGACATGAAAATCTAGCAAAAGAGGCAAAATTTACAGATATATAAGCTGTTATGCTGGATTTTCAATATCTATGAAAATTGATCACGTTCATTTCTATGTAGAAGATGCCAAAATGTGGCGAGATTGGTTTGTACACCATCTTGGTTTTCAACCAGTAGCCGATCGCACCAATTCATTTCACACTTGTACAGAAGTGGTGAAAAATGGTGATGTCTGCTTTTTTCTATCTTCACCACTGTTGCCTACAAGTCCAGTAACTGAGTTTCTGCGTCAATATCCACCGGGTGTGGCAGATGTGGCTTTTGCTGTGGAAGATGTGGAAGCTGCGATCGCACAAGCTCAAAAATATGGTGCTAGAATCCTACAACCCATCCAGGAACGCCAGATAGGTACGGCATTTCTCAAGTGTGGCAAAATTGCCGCCTGGGGTGGACTGACTCATACATTGATAGAAAAGTCATTTGTCAGCAGTCATTCCTCATTAGTTTTTGACAAAGGACAAATGACAAATGAGAACACTTTTATTGCCATAGATCACATCGTGTTAAATGTGGCAGTTGGTGAATTAGAAAATGCTGTGGCTTGGTATGAAAATATCTTAGATTTTGAACCCCAGCAGGCTTTTAAAATTAAAACCAACCGTTCTGCTTTACACAGCCAGGTGATGGTTTCGCATAACGGTAGCGTCCAATTGCCAATTAATGAACCAGCTTCCAGAAATTCTCAAATTCAGGAATTTTTAGATGTCAATCGGGGGCCAGGTATTCAACATATTGCCTTACGGACAACTAATCTTGTAAGTGCGATCGCTAAATTTCGCGCCAGTGGTTTATCCTTACTCTCAGTTCCTCAAACCTATTACACTCAACTAAAACAGCGTCCAGGATTGCCTTTATCACTTTTAGAAATTGAGGCGATCGCTCAACAAGAAATTCTCGTAGACTGGCAAGAATATACTTCCGCAGGGGCACAAAAAATCGCGCCCTTATTACTGCAAATTTTCACCCAGCCAATATTTGAACAGCCGACATTTTTCTTTGAATTTATTGAGCGCCGTTCCCAAGCTAAAGGTTTTGGCGAAGGTAACTTTCGCGCCTTATTTGAAGCTATTGAAAGCGAACAAATTAAACGTGGCACTTTGCAATGATGCCTGAGTACAAAATATCAATTGAAATTCAGGCAGACTCCAAAGAAGTTGACTTTGTAGACCTCGAAAAATAGCCATATATCTGAGATAATTTTAATAAAAATTAACATTTTCCGCCGATGCTAAGACTGATTACTGACTTCGACGGCCCAATTATTGATGTTTCCGAACGGTACTACCGTGTTTATCAATTTTGCTTAGAGAAAACCCGTCGCCCAAACCAAGAAGTGCAAGAAATGCCGAAAGCGGAATTTTGGCAGTTAAAGCGATCGCGCATTCCCGAAAAACAAATCGCCTTAAATTCAGGGTTAGACGAAGACCAAGCCCAAGAATTTGCCCAGTTGCGGCGGCAAACTGTGCATACAGAAGCTTATTTCAACTACGACACTCTCGCGCCTGGTGCTGTGGATGCACTATTAAAAATTCAACAAACTGGAATTGATTTAGCAGTTATGACCATGCGCCGAGTTCGAGAACTAGATTATGCCTTTAAAAAATACGATTTAGGGAGATTTTTCCGGGAAAATCGTTGTTATTGCCTGAGTAACGACTACGTTAAAACTCGTGATATTGAAGATAAGCCCTTGTTAATGGCTAGGGCATTAAAAGAACTACCTCCGGTTACTGATACCTGGATGGTAGGAGATACAGAAGCCGACATCACCGCAGCTAAAAAATATGATGTTAAAGTGATGGCTGTGGAATGTGGTATCCGCGATCGCACGCAATTGGAACTTTATCACCCCGATTTAATCGTTAAAGATTTCAGCACTGCTGTAGATTTAGTCTTAAAACCCAAACACCTTGTTTAGAAAGGCTCTGTAGCTCTAACAGATTCAATTAATCGTACAAATCAAAGCAGGAGTCAGAATACATATTCTGACTCCTAACTCTAGATATTTGAGAAGAACACACATAAACCATGTATTCTTTATGGAAATTTGCTTACACCTAGTGGTTTACCGTAGAAAACTACTAACCAACCACAACAATATAAACGTTACTACAGTAGAGAACTGATTCGTTCCCAGATTGGTGAATGATGATATTTGTGGTAAGAGCCAGCTAGCAACTAGTCCCCCAGCGATTAAGCCAATGATTAAACTTATCAGGGTAAACAAAACTGCTCGGCCAAATTTGCCTTCTTTACGATTGAGAAAGTAAATACTGGTGCCTACCCCAACCACCAATGCTAACTGCAAAATCTGCTCGCCTCCCTCTGGGTAAAACAAGCTGATAGAACTCAAACCAAGAAACCAAGCTCCTGGTAAAAGTATATCCGCAGGTGTTGGTTGATCCAGCATCCGTTGCAGCCATGCAGGTGACTGCTCACGAGGCGTTGGACTTTCTTTAGGAGGTGATTGCACTCGCAACTCTGGAAACCGGATGCGCTCAGGAACTTTAATTTTACCTTCCTGGCGCATCCGTAAGCGATCCATTAAAATCGCATCGTAAGCCGCTTCAATTACTTCTAAATGCTTGGCATCGCCACTGTGTTGCTCGAATAGGCGATTACGAGCATCCTGAATTTCATCGAAGCTAGCCTCTTCTGATACCCCAAGTTTTTCGTAGGGATTTTGATCGCTCATGGGAGTTTGTTACTTCAGCCTCAGTCAGCGGCAGTCTTTTGTCGAATAAAAAACAGTTTTAGGTTTTGTTTTAATCGAAACTAAAGTCTCCACTTAATTTTATGCCCTACCAGGATAGTAGCACGGGTTAGTTTAATTGACTTTGTAATTTCAACTATAGTCACTTTAACATATCGCTATAACTCCGTGTATACCCTCATGTCGTTGCTTAATTCTGGCTTTAATCTAGAATTTGAACGGAGAGTACCTAAAATCCAGAGTTTTTATGAAAAAATCAATTTTCCTGCTTTCAATTTGGCAAAATTACTGTGCCCTAATAGAATTTTTTAATTATACTGAATAATCGCTTGTGGTATATATCCGCATATCGATTTAAAATTGAAACGTTTTAAGTTGCCATCTAACTAGAACTATTACGGCTAAAGTCAGAGCGCCTATCTACTGTGGCTAAAAGAAGTTTCGCGTTTTCATCGCCCACATTTCTGATTACAGTATTTATTTGTGAATGATCGGGATTCCCATACCGTAGCCATGTAGATTCTTAGTTAGTCCCAAAGTGGTAACTGCGTTTTTACGCAACCCTCTTGTTAATCTTACGAATTTTTGTGCAAAGTAATGGTCATGGCTCCTGCCAAGATTCTTGTAGTTGACGACGATCCTGCGGTTCGGAATTTAATCCAACGCTTTTTGATTAAACAGAACTATCAGGTGGAGGCTGCCGAAGATGGAAAGACAGCCTTAGCTCTATTTGAGCAATTTAACCCTGATTTGGTGATTCTAGACGTGAATCTACCAGATGTAACGGGGTTTAACCTTTGCCAAGAGATGCAAAGTCGTAATGGTGTTTTTGTTCTGATGTTGACTAGCCGTGCTGACGAAGCTGACAAAATTCGCGGCTTTGCCAAAGGTGCTGACGACTATCTCACCAAGCCTTTTGGGTTGGGAGAGCTAGAAGTCAGAGTCGGAGCTATTTTGAGACGTCAGCGAGTGATAACTACTGCCGAGCAGAAACGCTTGGTATTTGAAAAACTGATGATTGATCCGGTGCGACGGGAGGTAGCACTTAATAACCAAGCAGTACCCTTAACTGCGCTGGAATTTGACTTGTTGCATTTTTTAGCAAGTCATCCCGGTCGAGTTTGGCGACGGGCAGAACTAATCCAAGAGGTGTGGGACTATGAATATGTCGGCGACCAACGGGTTGTAGATGTACATATTGGTCAAATTCGCAAGAAGATTGAAATTGATGCTAGTCAGCCAGCATTAATTCAAACTGTACGTGGCGTAGGCTATAAGTTTGAATCTCCTGCTCACCCCCAACATTTGGAAGCCAAGTCCTGAGTCTATAGTCTAGAGTTTTTTAACTCTTGACTGTTGACTCTTGGGGTAGTGATTAGTGAATTTCTTTAGCTTTAGTAAAAGACAAATTTAGACAATTAAACATAGATAGAATTGCTCAAATACTGACCAGACAGTTATTTGAAATATTGATTTATCAGTTTAAGACAGTGGACAGTCAAAGAAAGTCTACTGAAAAATATTTCTTTGGATCTGACTGTTTTGGCAGATATGTGCTTAGGTGAAGTTTGTAGGGGCGCATAGCTTGTCAATTTAACCTGCAATCGGCGCTTATAAACCTCATCTACACGGGACTTTACCTGTCTTTGCAGGTTTTATAACAAGCAGCTTAAGCCCCTTGTTCTTTCTTGCCCAGGCTCTAAGTTGACACTAATGTAAAAATACGTATACGCAGTAGGAGCAATTCATGAATTGCTCCTACTGCGTATAGTTTTGAGCAAGTTATAGAGCAGAATCTACTGATTCTTTTTATAGAAACAGAATTCAGGAGTCAGGAGCCAGAATTCAGTTGCGTATTTTGTGCGACTGGTGGATGAATCCAGGGGTTAAAGACCCCCACTAAATTTGCATATTTAGTCGTCAACAATACAGTGGCGGGTCTGGTCTGAATCCCCCACTGATTCATTCTGACTCCTGAATTCTGACTTCTGAATTCTTCTTCAATGTAATATTGCTCCGATATGCTTAATCGCTATTAGATCAAATCCCATTTATGGGGCACGGTTTGTCGTGCCCACATTAGAGTATGAGCGAGAATAACGCCCGTACCTACGGAGTATCTAATAGATTAGCTGTTGCGGGTGAATCGATACTGGGCGTTTCTACTGAGGAGTGGTGGAATAAAGTTTCCAGATAGACTCGGGCAGCCCGGCGATCGCTATCTCCATTTTGGAGTAAAAACAATGATAGTGCCGCCGTCAATACCCTATTTTCATCCCAATCGGGATGGGTTTCTAAATAGTGTTTTAAGGATTCGTGGAGTGTTTCGGGAATTTCTGTAAAGATGCTAACCGTTGATTTCATGAGATTTTCCTCCTATGAGGATAATCAAAAGGGACAAGTTGCTTGCGGTAAAGCGCCAATTGGCTTCCTCACCCTTACGGGTGATGCCTCCGGCACGCCAAGGGCGAACGGTAGTAACTCAAGAGGGGAAACCCCCTTGGCGCTAGCCTCTCCCTTTGGGAGAAGACCGAACTACCTCACCACTCTTTTGCCATCCCGACAATCTACGCCCACATCTCAGGTAATATATTTTACACATTTGATGCCAACGGTTGAACGAACTACAAGAGCAAGCCGAATCATTGTGCGCCAAGAGGGGGTGGGTTTGTCAATGCTGCGAAATGTTAAAAATGATTGTATAAAAAATAAATACGAACGAGATAATAGGCATTTAAGCCTATTTTTCGTTACTTTACTTTATAAAAACTCAGTCCTTGAAGTTCTTTGCCACTGTTAATTAACAATCCCCAGTCAGAGGGTAAGAAGCCCATTAGTTCGTAATCAACCTGTGGAAAACTGCTAAAATCCCTGTGGAAACCCTGTGGAATGAGTGAGAAAAATAGCAGCCAATGATAAGAATTACAAAAATGTCACCAAACTATGACATCTAAACTCATGAAATTAGCTTCTCAATCTCAGCTATCATCGTGGCTGCCCTCAATACATCCTCAAGTCTGGATTTTTGCAATAGGTAGATTTCTCTCGGAAGTTGGAACTGGCTGTACCCTGTTTTACGCCCCCATCTTTTTTGTGAATGAAGTTGGTTTATCTGCAACCAGTGTTGGGGTAGCCTTGGGTAGCGCCTCGATTTCCGGCATTGTAGGGAGGATTGTAGGTGGTTCTTTGGCTGATTCTGAACACTGGGGCCGTCGCCGCACTTTGTTGCTAGCGACGGCGATTTCAGCAATTGCTTCTCTGGTTTTAGCTGCAACCAATGATTTTACTACTTTGGTAATTGGTAGCTTGATTAGCGGTTTAGGGATAGGTTTCTATTGGCCGGCGGCTGAAGCTGTTGTTGCTGACGCTAGCCAGATTGACAATCGCCGCGAAACTTTTGCGATCGCACGACTGGCTGATAATCTTGGGTTAGCGATCGGAATTGCGCTTGCTGGATTTTTAATCGCGGTAATTGGGAGTTATCGATGGCTATTTGTGATTGATGCCATTTCTTTTCTGCTGTTTTTTGGGGTTGTCTATGTGGGAATTAGTAAAACTGAACAACCGCAGATGGGGAAATCTGAAAAGACAGAACATTTTGCTTCTTGGATGGCAGTATTAAGCGATCGCCGTTTCCTGGTCTACATCGCAGTTAATATATTCTTTACAATTTATATTTCTCAAATTCATAGCACCCTGCCGCTTTACTTCAAAAACTTTGTTATCAAAAGTACTACTGAAGGATTTGCTCAAACTACTATTAGCGTTCTATTTGCTTGGCATCTGGTGCTAGCTATAATTTGTCAATTACCTGTCACCAGTGCCTTAAAACGCTGTTCTCACACACTCGCGCTTACTGTTTCTGCGATTCTCTGGGCAGTTGGTTTTGGATTGATTTGGGTAAGCGGCACTGCCCCATCTGATAATTTAGTTTGGGTAGCGTTGGCATTGGGAGTATTCGCAGTTG
This window contains:
- a CDS encoding HAD family hydrolase, producing the protein MLRLITDFDGPIIDVSERYYRVYQFCLEKTRRPNQEVQEMPKAEFWQLKRSRIPEKQIALNSGLDEDQAQEFAQLRRQTVHTEAYFNYDTLAPGAVDALLKIQQTGIDLAVMTMRRVRELDYAFKKYDLGRFFRENRCYCLSNDYVKTRDIEDKPLLMARALKELPPVTDTWMVGDTEADITAAKKYDVKVMAVECGIRDRTQLELYHPDLIVKDFSTAVDLVLKPKHLV
- a CDS encoding NYN domain-containing protein, which produces MKCPLCESTSYYKNGRSNDQQNYLCKNCGKQFFEPALPCSLEMDLLANSNGHTKVSMADASELSLVKNLLEEKIIEQGLGSFNFILAEELLQTILSPDCLESAVLSQLLLRIQQENEIRHKLEKGISLLLLDAENLKLDINSELFLASICKSPLQVKIAFANWKNLNIGKQDIELYNRGYQLVHVPEGKNSADAKMIAFGASILRSYPTVKEILVCSSDGILNHLCNELQNQGLIVYWVRRQGQNLHIDNRNTGKITYYSLSMATEVPSFEKVIEPIQDLIKTEEESINAKLNSLMDVATSFQERCEINIKHNLNHTEKDNSFVESIKDQEKQEDFTEISNRKILDKLLFKIIQDIHINSPQTKLSVSKLGTELRKITGESPNSIIKKLKLGSNFTKYLESSPTFTLKASRKEYEVTALFCE
- a CDS encoding MFS transporter encodes the protein MTSKLMKLASQSQLSSWLPSIHPQVWIFAIGRFLSEVGTGCTLFYAPIFFVNEVGLSATSVGVALGSASISGIVGRIVGGSLADSEHWGRRRTLLLATAISAIASLVLAATNDFTTLVIGSLISGLGIGFYWPAAEAVVADASQIDNRRETFAIARLADNLGLAIGIALAGFLIAVIGSYRWLFVIDAISFLLFFGVVYVGISKTEQPQMGKSEKTEHFASWMAVLSDRRFLVYIAVNIFFTIYISQIHSTLPLYFKNFVIKSTTEGFAQTTISVLFAWHLVLAIICQLPVTSALKRCSHTLALTVSAILWAVGFGLIWVSGTAPSDNLVWVALALGVFAVAIVSYTPSAASLVTELAPENKRGVYFSVNAVCWAIGSFIGHPLGGWALDQPRVITDSYWLGFPLSVLIVVMILQYLNRILPE
- a CDS encoding SDR family oxidoreductase: MQDKVVVIVGATGGIGSALTHKLAPTGVRLVLAARDAVRLTTLATDLPGEVLTVPTDITDPQQVDILIEKTIAKFGQIDILVNAAGVGILKPYNSLEPADLDKMLDVNLKGSFYTTQAAAEEMQKRKSGHICNVVGILGKHSMGMAAAYSASKFGVVGFSKCMAEELKRFGIKFTLFYFGGVDSPFWDNVNLKVDRKKMLSPETAANAIFFALSAEPQAVPMEINIQPDSHLFF
- a CDS encoding transposase; translation: MRVLHRKGIVSTFSTNGIKRHLAVDTLGFPFFTHCTKANVSDDRGLIEMLTKNIDYFQSKPVNIPKITILLDHGYHPEYLREELEKVYPQMMTKIRFELSAKPSKQQNKELGKSGFVPVAARWVIERSNAWIERCKILVKNFERTLDNATAKVNLCFIRLMLQRLAASS
- the hppD gene encoding 4-hydroxyphenylpyruvate dioxygenase, with amino-acid sequence MKIDHVHFYVEDAKMWRDWFVHHLGFQPVADRTNSFHTCTEVVKNGDVCFFLSSPLLPTSPVTEFLRQYPPGVADVAFAVEDVEAAIAQAQKYGARILQPIQERQIGTAFLKCGKIAAWGGLTHTLIEKSFVSSHSSLVFDKGQMTNENTFIAIDHIVLNVAVGELENAVAWYENILDFEPQQAFKIKTNRSALHSQVMVSHNGSVQLPINEPASRNSQIQEFLDVNRGPGIQHIALRTTNLVSAIAKFRASGLSLLSVPQTYYTQLKQRPGLPLSLLEIEAIAQQEILVDWQEYTSAGAQKIAPLLLQIFTQPIFEQPTFFFEFIERRSQAKGFGEGNFRALFEAIESEQIKRGTLQ
- a CDS encoding CPP1-like family protein; the encoded protein is MSDQNPYEKLGVSEEASFDEIQDARNRLFEQHSGDAKHLEVIEAAYDAILMDRLRMRQEGKIKVPERIRFPELRVQSPPKESPTPREQSPAWLQRMLDQPTPADILLPGAWFLGLSSISLFYPEGGEQILQLALVVGVGTSIYFLNRKEGKFGRAVLFTLISLIIGLIAGGLVASWLLPQISSFTNLGTNQFSTVVTFILLWLVSSFLR
- a CDS encoding phosphate ABC transporter ATP-binding protein, which produces MSKLIPAIRVKNFSFSYETQKIVEGVSMNIYQNQITAIIGSSGCGKSTFIKSLNRMSELEGEVKVEGKVEFFGQSIYERRVNINRLRRQVSMVFPKPNLFPMSVYDNVAYGVKLIGWHPKVELDGIVESAIKAAELWDEVKNKLHKSALELSGGQQQRLCIARALAVKPNVLLMDEPCSGLDPAGSMKIEHLIHNLRSELTIVIVTHNMHQVTRLSDFTAFFHSNENRITQMVEFGTTHKIFTNPVDSRTRDYVFARVN
- a CDS encoding response regulator transcription factor — its product is MAPAKILVVDDDPAVRNLIQRFLIKQNYQVEAAEDGKTALALFEQFNPDLVILDVNLPDVTGFNLCQEMQSRNGVFVLMLTSRADEADKIRGFAKGADDYLTKPFGLGELEVRVGAILRRQRVITTAEQKRLVFEKLMIDPVRREVALNNQAVPLTALEFDLLHFLASHPGRVWRRAELIQEVWDYEYVGDQRVVDVHIGQIRKKIEIDASQPALIQTVRGVGYKFESPAHPQHLEAKS
- the pstB gene encoding phosphate ABC transporter ATP-binding protein PstB, which gives rise to MSNLIPAIKVKNISFYYGTTKAIEKVSIDIYQKQVTAIIGPSGCGKSTFIKILNRISELEGPVKVEGHVEFFGQNIYDPRVNINRLRRQIGMVFQKPNPFPISIYENVAYGMRIAGRNSKLELDEIVESALKSAALWDEVKDKLDKSALGLSGGQQQRLCIARALAVKPKVLLMDEPCSALDPIATMKVEELLHSLQSELTIAIVTHNMQQAARVSDFTAFFSTDETRIGQMVEFGATEQIFNNPLDPRTLDYISGRFG
- a CDS encoding transposase, translated to MPYSSSLTDEEWEILEPLLPTILPAKKQTRPANWTKRELLDGIFYQLKNGCNWEDLPKDLPPYSTVYWHYKQWRAKGVIEELMRVLHGRVREQVKKKLSGRR